The Candidatus Hydrogenedentota bacterium genome has a segment encoding these proteins:
- a CDS encoding NYN domain-containing protein: protein MTIISAASRVEIFLDHSNFYNGLRQQFGDGRIDFVKLVNRIIGPRLLTHFNIYTGTVDEGREPVKASAQQRFFTAIRHLPFPVRHFTLPLRYYASWPQTPPQEKGVDARIVQDLIMGAVDRSYDVAVLLSGDQDFCEVVKLLSTRFPVKMETYYPMSRRHLFEASHSCFTHSEVITKIFYKDIS, encoded by the coding sequence ATGACCATAATTTCAGCGGCATCCCGTGTTGAGATTTTTCTCGACCACTCAAATTTTTACAATGGGCTACGCCAGCAATTCGGAGATGGCCGGATTGATTTCGTGAAACTCGTCAACAGGATCATTGGTCCTCGTTTACTGACACATTTTAACATTTACACAGGCACTGTTGATGAGGGAAGAGAACCTGTCAAGGCATCAGCGCAACAGCGTTTTTTCACAGCAATCAGGCATTTACCTTTTCCTGTTCGGCATTTCACTCTTCCCCTAAGGTATTACGCATCCTGGCCCCAGACACCACCCCAAGAGAAAGGTGTGGATGCCAGAATCGTCCAAGACCTCATAATGGGAGCGGTTGATCGCAGTTATGATGTCGCCGTGCTCTTGTCGGGGGACCAGGATTTCTGCGAAGTGGTAAAGCTTTTAAGCACACGATTTCCGGTGAAGATGGAGACTTACTATCCGATGTCTCGACGTCACCTCTTTGAGGCTTCGCATTCTTGTTTCACACACTCCGAAGTCATCACCAAAATTTTCTACAAAGATATCAGTTAA
- a CDS encoding glycosyltransferase family 4 protein: MMSRPRVAFVDLIFSWPPNGGADADVYHVANGLQDHGFETRLFVVHEEGSQERGVVRGELPFPVTVLPFTRDELRPETLCKRLREAVDAWAPDVVFMTHGFALKPHAVLALAHHRLAARFFAHELTCARNALRFKDGATCPKDFLRTPEFCRQCAANSLAPEIRSGKWRTWVSDYVAAKAWRPEHHRLTLDALAACKAVIVYNRTLKSELDPFHDNVLVVPGGAVFPEPPVTGRWPLSEGAKKVILMAGRADDPLKGLSVLLEAGRRLAETRDDFEIWATHFDVTDTATPWYRPLGWLTHEETLDLYNRADIAVVPSVWHEPFGLTAVEAMVAAAPVVASRSGGLADIVRDGETGLLVPPGDARALAEALARLLDDAALRGRMGQAGWLRAHGEYDWCQVLQKHYLPLLERLCT, from the coding sequence ATGATGAGCCGTCCCCGCGTGGCGTTTGTGGACCTGATTTTTAGTTGGCCCCCCAACGGCGGGGCGGACGCGGACGTGTACCATGTCGCCAACGGGCTTCAGGACCACGGCTTCGAGACGCGCCTGTTCGTCGTGCATGAGGAGGGGAGTCAGGAACGCGGCGTGGTGCGCGGGGAACTGCCCTTCCCTGTGACGGTGCTGCCCTTCACGCGGGATGAACTGCGCCCGGAAACGCTCTGCAAACGCCTCCGCGAGGCGGTGGACGCCTGGGCTCCCGATGTGGTCTTCATGACCCACGGGTTTGCCCTGAAACCCCACGCGGTGCTGGCCCTGGCGCACCACCGGCTGGCGGCGCGCTTCTTCGCCCACGAGCTGACCTGCGCGCGCAACGCCCTGCGGTTCAAGGACGGCGCAACCTGCCCGAAGGATTTCCTGCGCACCCCGGAGTTCTGCCGCCAATGCGCCGCAAACTCGCTGGCCCCCGAGATACGCTCGGGCAAATGGCGCACCTGGGTGTCGGACTATGTGGCGGCAAAAGCCTGGCGGCCGGAGCACCACCGGCTGACCCTGGACGCGCTCGCCGCGTGCAAAGCCGTCATCGTCTACAACCGGACGCTGAAGTCGGAGCTGGACCCCTTCCACGACAACGTGCTGGTGGTCCCCGGCGGGGCCGTTTTCCCCGAACCGCCCGTGACGGGGCGCTGGCCCCTTTCCGAAGGCGCGAAAAAGGTCATCCTCATGGCGGGCCGCGCGGACGACCCGCTGAAGGGGCTGTCCGTGCTGCTGGAGGCGGGGCGGAGGCTGGCGGAAACACGGGACGACTTCGAGATTTGGGCCACCCATTTCGATGTCACGGACACGGCCACCCCCTGGTACCGGCCCCTGGGCTGGCTGACCCATGAGGAGACCCTGGACCTGTATAACCGCGCCGACATCGCCGTGGTGCCGTCCGTATGGCACGAGCCCTTCGGGCTGACGGCCGTGGAGGCCATGGTGGCGGCGGCGCCCGTGGTGGCCAGCCGGAGCGGCGGACTGGCCGACATTGTGCGGGACGGGGAGACGGGCCTGCTGGTGCCGCCGGGGGACGCGCGGGCGCTGGCGGAGGCGCTGGCGCGCCTGCTGGACGACGCGGCCCTGCGCGGGCGCATGGGACAAGCGGGCTGGTTGAGGGCGCACGGGGAATATGACTGGTGCCAGGTGCTGCAAAAGCATTACCTGCCCCTGCTGGAGAGACTTTGCACATGA
- a CDS encoding type II toxin-antitoxin system HicB family antitoxin, with protein sequence MYRAVKVVVERHADGYVAYPLGLKGVVIGQGDTYGEALQDIESAIRFHVESFGEEVLDPA encoded by the coding sequence GTGTATCGCGCAGTCAAAGTTGTGGTGGAGCGCCATGCGGATGGATATGTCGCCTACCCGCTCGGCCTGAAAGGCGTCGTCATCGGTCAGGGTGACACCTATGGGGAGGCGTTGCAGGACATCGAATCCGCCATCCGCTTTCACGTGGAGAGCTTCGGCGAGGAGGTCCTTGACCCGGCCTGA
- a CDS encoding glycosyltransferase family 4 protein: MRIAFADMMFSWPPHGGGDVDMFHVMDGARRMGHEVRLFAVRDLDTWERGVLSQPTPFAVETLEFSGSGFNGPTLAQRFGQAVAAWEPDAVFAGQGFLMKPHLLRALARWPLVSRYHAHEAACLRDMLRFLDGKPCPCAFLETPDICRACSLERWGGEIRRGGANAWLREYLGAKAWGAAYPELVRDALRGVDIALVSTASMAASLEGLPKETRLFPSMVDISPFLAQPRDPAGCGRKVLFMPGRAEDPAKGHATLAAAAERLWAKRRDFLVKATLPQDATAAPWLEPLGWVSHREMPALYAGAAVCVAPSLWEEPFGLVAVEAMAAGCPVAASRRGGLADIMLDGETGLLFTPGDDAALADTLERLLDDAALRERLGAAGRKRARTEYGVETILERHYRPLWEDLARTRKGGGS, translated from the coding sequence ATGCGCATCGCCTTTGCCGACATGATGTTCTCCTGGCCGCCCCACGGGGGCGGTGACGTGGACATGTTCCATGTCATGGACGGCGCGCGGCGGATGGGCCACGAGGTCCGGCTTTTTGCCGTCCGTGACCTGGACACCTGGGAGCGGGGCGTCCTCTCGCAGCCCACCCCGTTCGCGGTGGAAACCCTTGAATTCTCCGGTTCGGGGTTCAACGGCCCGACGCTCGCCCAACGTTTCGGGCAGGCTGTCGCCGCATGGGAGCCGGACGCGGTCTTCGCAGGGCAGGGGTTCCTCATGAAGCCCCACCTGCTGCGCGCCCTGGCCCGGTGGCCGCTGGTGTCCCGGTACCACGCCCACGAGGCGGCCTGCCTCCGCGACATGCTGCGCTTTCTGGACGGGAAGCCCTGCCCATGCGCCTTTCTGGAAACCCCGGACATCTGCCGGGCCTGTTCCCTGGAGCGTTGGGGCGGCGAAATACGCCGGGGTGGCGCGAATGCCTGGCTGCGGGAATATCTCGGGGCCAAAGCCTGGGGTGCGGCCTATCCGGAACTGGTCCGGGACGCCCTGCGGGGCGTGGACATCGCCCTGGTCAGCACCGCCTCCATGGCGGCGTCCCTGGAAGGCCTGCCCAAAGAGACCCGGCTCTTTCCCAGCATGGTGGACATTTCGCCATTCCTTGCCCAGCCGCGCGACCCGGCCGGATGCGGCCGCAAGGTGCTTTTCATGCCGGGACGCGCGGAGGACCCCGCCAAGGGCCATGCCACGCTGGCGGCGGCGGCGGAACGGCTTTGGGCGAAACGCCGGGACTTCCTGGTAAAGGCCACGCTGCCGCAGGACGCGACGGCTGCGCCCTGGCTGGAACCGCTGGGCTGGGTTTCGCACCGGGAGATGCCCGCCCTCTACGCCGGGGCGGCGGTCTGCGTGGCGCCCAGCCTGTGGGAGGAGCCCTTCGGGCTGGTGGCGGTCGAGGCCATGGCCGCGGGATGCCCCGTGGCGGCAAGCCGCCGCGGCGGCCTGGCGGACATTATGCTGGACGGGGAGACGGGCCTGCTGTTCACCCCCGGCGACGACGCGGCGCTGGCGGACACGCTGGAACGGCTGCTGGACGACGCGGCCCTGCGGGAACGGCTGGGCGCGGCGGGCCGGAAGCGCGCCCGGACGGAATACGGCGTGGAGACCATTCTTGAGCGCCATTACCGGCCCCTGTGGGAGGATTTGGCACGGACACGGAAGGGGGGCGGGTCATGA